The following are encoded in a window of Thermoanaerobacter ethanolicus JW 200 genomic DNA:
- the fusA gene encoding elongation factor G — protein MPRDYSLDKVRNIGIMAHIDAGKTTTTERILFYTGKVHKLGEVHEGTATMDWMVQEQERGITITSAATTCYWKGHKINIIDTPGHVDFTVEVERSLRILDGAVAVFSAKEGVEPQSETVWRQADKYHVPRIAYVNKMDIIGADFFNVIKMIKERLGANPVAIQIPIGKEDTFRGIVDLIKMEAIIYEDDLGTVMDETEIPDDLKDLAEEYREKLLEAVSEQDETILEKYLEGEEITEEEIHKALRKGTINGELVPVVCGSSYKNKGIQPMLDAIVRYLPSPLDLPPVKGMALGTGEEIERKADDSEPFSALAFKIMADPYVGKLAFFRVYSGTLNAGSYVLNSTKGKKERVGRILRMHANHREEIDAVYTGDIVAAVGLKDTTTGDTLCDENHPILLESMDFPEPVISVAIEPKTKAAQEKMTMALLKLAEEDPTFKTYTDQETGQTIIAGMGELHLEIIVDRLRREFNVDCNVGKPQVAYKETITKPVKIEGKFIRQSGGRGQYGHVWLEMEPAPRGEGYTFENRIVGGVIPKEYIPAVDAGVQEAMQNGVLGGYPVIDVKVALVDGSYHEVDSSDMAFKIAGSIAFKEGMKKANPVLLEPIMKVEVVVPEEYMGDIIGDINSRRGRVEGMEARAGAQVIRAFVPLAEMFGYATDLRSKTQGRGTYTMQFHHYEEVPKNIADQILEKK, from the coding sequence ATGCCAAGAGACTACAGCTTAGATAAAGTTAGGAACATTGGTATTATGGCGCATATAGATGCAGGAAAAACCACTACTACCGAGCGAATACTTTTTTACACAGGAAAAGTTCATAAGTTAGGAGAAGTCCACGAAGGTACTGCTACAATGGACTGGATGGTACAAGAGCAGGAAAGAGGTATAACTATAACTTCTGCGGCTACTACTTGTTATTGGAAAGGGCATAAAATAAACATTATTGATACGCCGGGACACGTGGACTTTACAGTAGAAGTTGAAAGGTCTCTTAGAATATTAGACGGAGCTGTTGCGGTTTTTTCTGCAAAAGAGGGTGTTGAGCCTCAATCTGAAACTGTATGGAGACAGGCTGACAAATATCATGTTCCAAGAATTGCCTATGTAAATAAAATGGATATAATAGGTGCTGACTTTTTTAATGTAATAAAAATGATAAAGGAAAGATTGGGAGCTAATCCTGTAGCTATACAAATTCCTATTGGAAAAGAAGATACTTTCAGAGGCATTGTGGATTTAATTAAAATGGAAGCCATAATATATGAAGATGATTTAGGTACTGTAATGGATGAGACTGAAATACCTGATGACTTAAAAGATTTAGCTGAGGAGTATAGAGAAAAACTATTAGAGGCAGTTTCTGAGCAAGATGAAACTATTTTAGAAAAGTATTTAGAAGGTGAAGAAATAACTGAAGAGGAGATTCACAAAGCCTTAAGAAAAGGAACTATAAATGGTGAATTAGTACCAGTTGTCTGTGGTTCTTCATATAAAAATAAAGGGATTCAGCCTATGTTGGATGCGATAGTGAGATATCTTCCTTCTCCACTTGATTTGCCACCGGTAAAAGGTATGGCATTAGGCACAGGAGAAGAGATAGAGAGAAAAGCTGATGATTCAGAGCCTTTCTCAGCGTTGGCATTTAAAATTATGGCGGACCCTTATGTAGGTAAACTTGCTTTTTTTAGAGTATATTCAGGGACTTTAAATGCGGGGTCATATGTGTTGAATTCTACAAAAGGTAAAAAAGAAAGAGTAGGAAGAATCCTGCGAATGCATGCAAATCACAGAGAAGAAATTGATGCTGTATACACAGGTGATATAGTTGCAGCCGTTGGACTAAAAGATACTACAACAGGAGATACGCTCTGTGATGAGAATCATCCAATACTTTTAGAATCAATGGATTTTCCAGAACCAGTTATTTCTGTTGCTATAGAGCCTAAGACTAAAGCTGCTCAAGAAAAAATGACTATGGCTTTATTGAAACTAGCTGAAGAAGACCCAACCTTTAAAACATATACTGACCAAGAGACAGGACAGACAATAATAGCTGGTATGGGAGAATTGCACTTAGAGATAATTGTTGATAGGCTAAGAAGAGAGTTTAATGTTGATTGCAATGTAGGTAAGCCTCAAGTTGCTTACAAAGAGACTATCACTAAACCTGTTAAAATTGAAGGTAAATTTATCAGGCAGTCTGGTGGACGTGGTCAGTATGGTCATGTTTGGTTGGAGATGGAACCGGCTCCAAGAGGAGAAGGCTATACATTTGAAAACCGCATTGTAGGAGGAGTTATTCCAAAAGAATATATTCCTGCAGTTGACGCAGGTGTTCAAGAAGCTATGCAAAACGGTGTTCTTGGAGGATATCCTGTTATCGATGTAAAAGTGGCATTGGTAGATGGTTCTTACCATGAAGTTGACTCCTCAGATATGGCATTTAAAATAGCTGGTTCTATAGCATTTAAGGAAGGTATGAAAAAGGCAAATCCTGTTCTTTTGGAACCTATTATGAAAGTGGAGGTTGTGGTTCCAGAAGAATACATGGGAGATATAATAGGAGATATAAATTCACGTCGTGGAAGAGTTGAAGGAATGGAAGCAAGGGCTGGTGCCCAAGTTATAAGAGCATTTGTGCCACTTGCTGAAATGTTTGGATATGCCACTGATTTAAGGTCAAAAACTCAAGGAAGAGGAACTTACACTATGCAGTTCCATCATTATGAGGAAGTTCCTAAAAATATTGCTGATCAAATATTAGAAAAGAAGTAA
- the rpsG gene encoding 30S ribosomal protein S7, which yields MPRKGHVERREVLPDPVYNSKKVSKLINKVMWDGKKSLAQKICYGAFDIIREKTGRDPLEVFEEALNNVMPVLEVRPRRVGGATYQVPVEVRPERRLSLGIRWLVEYARQRSGKSMMEKLAAEIMDAANNTGGSVKKKEDTHKMAEANKAFAHYRW from the coding sequence ATGCCAAGAAAAGGTCATGTAGAAAGAAGAGAGGTCCTTCCTGATCCTGTATATAATAGTAAAAAAGTTTCAAAACTAATTAATAAAGTAATGTGGGATGGTAAAAAGAGCTTAGCTCAAAAAATTTGTTATGGAGCTTTTGACATAATAAGAGAAAAGACAGGAAGAGATCCTCTTGAAGTTTTTGAAGAAGCTTTAAATAATGTCATGCCTGTTCTTGAGGTAAGGCCTCGAAGAGTAGGTGGTGCCACTTACCAAGTTCCTGTGGAAGTAAGGCCTGAAAGAAGGCTATCTCTTGGAATAAGATGGCTTGTAGAGTATGCAAGGCAAAGAAGTGGCAAATCTATGATGGAAAAATTAGCAGCAGAAATAATGGATGCTGCAAATAATACTGGTGGAAGTGTTAAGAAGAAAGAAGATACTCATAAGATGGCGGAAGCTAACAAGGCATTTGCTCACTATAGATGGTAA
- the rpsL gene encoding 30S ribosomal protein S12 — protein sequence MPTINQLVRQGRKPVKYKSAAPALEGNPQKRGVCVVVKTTTPKKPNSALRKIARVRLTNGTEVTAYIPGIGHNLQEHSVVLVRGGRVKDLPGVRYKIIRGALDAAGVANRKQARSRYGAKKPKK from the coding sequence ATGCCAACAATAAATCAGTTAGTAAGACAAGGAAGAAAGCCAGTAAAATATAAATCTGCTGCTCCAGCTTTAGAGGGTAATCCTCAAAAGAGAGGAGTTTGTGTTGTAGTAAAGACTACAACTCCTAAGAAGCCAAATTCAGCATTGAGAAAAATAGCAAGGGTAAGGCTAACAAATGGTACAGAGGTTACAGCGTACATCCCTGGTATAGGTCACAATTTGCAGGAACACTCTGTAGTTTTAGTAAGAGGTGGAAGGGTTAAAGACCTCCCAGGTGTAAGGTACAAGATTATCAGAGGAGCCCTTGATGCTGCGGGTGTTGCCAATAGAAAGCAAGCTCGTTCAAGGTATGGCGCTAAAAAGCCTAAAAAGTAA
- a CDS encoding ribosomal L7Ae/L30e/S12e/Gadd45 family protein has product MAGQDCPSKRVVGAKQTLKAIMNCNVLQVYIAKDAEEHVTKKIKELCEEKSIRIVYVDTMKELGVMCGIDVNAAAAADIIGEKK; this is encoded by the coding sequence ATGGCGGGACAAGATTGCCCTTCTAAGCGGGTGGTTGGAGCGAAGCAGACTCTAAAAGCAATAATGAATTGCAATGTACTTCAGGTCTACATTGCAAAAGATGCGGAAGAACATGTTACTAAAAAAATAAAAGAACTATGTGAGGAAAAATCAATTAGAATAGTGTACGTCGATACTATGAAAGAACTTGGGGTAATGTGTGGTATTGATGTAAATGCTGCCGCTGCAGCGGATATTATAGGTGAAAAGAAATAA
- the rpoC gene encoding DNA-directed RNA polymerase subunit beta': protein MFQLRNFEAIKIGLASPEKIREWSRGEVKKPETINYRTLKPERDGLFCERIFGPTKDWECHCGKYKRVRYKGVVCDRCGVEVTRSKVRRERMGHIELAAPVAHIWYVKGIPSRMGLLLDMSPRALEKVLYFVSYVVIDPGDTPLTKKQLLSEKEYRDYLDKYGNRFRAGMGAEAIKELLQEIDLEKLSKELRAEIRESTGQKRVRAIRRLEVVQAFIDSGNRPEWMILDVIPVIPPDLRPMVQLDGGRFATSDLNDLYRRVINRNNRLKKLLDLGAPDIIVRNEKRMLQEAVDALIDNGRRGRPVTGPGNRPLKSLSDMLKGKQGRFRQNLLGKRVDYSGRSVIVVGPELKVYQCGLPKEMALELFKPFVMKKLVDEGLAQHIKSAKRMVEKVKPEVWDVLEEVIKEHPVLLNRAPTLHRLGIQAFEPVLVEGRAIKLHPLVCTAYNADFDGDQMAVHVPLSMEAQAEARFLMLAANNILKPQDGKPVMTPTQDMVLGCYYLTADEEGVPGEGKYFSSPEEAIMAYQLGYIHIHAKIKVKMTKEIDGVKKSKIIETTVGKIIFNEAIPQDLGYIDRTNPETAFDLEINDLVDKSKLGKILDRVYRLHGPTKTAETLDKIKELGFRYSTKAAITVSVSDMVIPKEKEKLLKEADEMVSKIESQFRRGLISEEERYESVIRTWNMTTEKVTEALMASLDKFNPIFMMAHSGARGSKNQIRQLAGMRGLMADPSGRIIELPIRSNFREGLNVLEFFISTHGARKGLADTALRTADSGYLTRRLVDVSQDVIVREDDCGTDEGIYVEEIREGNEIIEKLADRIIGRVAAEDVVDNEGNIIVRRNELINEEEAEKIEKAGITKVKIRSLLTCKSRHGVCRMCYGRDLATGELVNIGEAVGIIAAQAIGEPGTQLTMRTFHTGGVAGADITQGLPRVEELFEARKPKGLAVISEISGVVRINESKKRREVIVTDEENNISKTYLIPYGSRLKVHDGQVIQAGDELTEGSVNPHDLLKIKGIFAVQTYLLQEVQKVYRLQGVEINDKHIEVIIRQMMRKVKVEDPGDTSMLPGELIDMFKFEDENKKAIEKGLRPATGRRALLGITKAALATDSFLSAASFQETTRVLTDAAIKGKVDPLLGLKENVIIGKLIPAGTGLSRYRNISVVKKVNDQQERQDKEKEETEVKASN, encoded by the coding sequence TTGTTTCAGTTAAGAAATTTTGAGGCTATTAAAATTGGGTTAGCATCACCTGAAAAAATAAGAGAATGGTCAAGAGGTGAGGTGAAAAAGCCTGAAACTATCAATTATAGAACGTTAAAACCAGAAAGGGATGGCCTTTTTTGTGAAAGAATTTTTGGACCTACAAAAGACTGGGAATGCCATTGCGGTAAATACAAGAGAGTGAGATACAAAGGTGTAGTTTGTGATAGATGTGGAGTTGAAGTTACAAGGTCCAAAGTTAGAAGGGAAAGAATGGGGCACATTGAACTTGCTGCCCCTGTTGCACATATATGGTATGTAAAGGGGATTCCAAGTCGAATGGGGCTTCTTCTTGATATGTCTCCAAGAGCATTGGAAAAAGTGCTGTACTTTGTATCATATGTGGTTATTGACCCCGGCGATACTCCTCTTACTAAAAAGCAATTATTATCAGAAAAAGAATATAGGGATTACCTTGATAAATATGGCAACAGATTTAGAGCAGGGATGGGAGCCGAAGCTATAAAAGAATTGTTACAAGAAATAGATTTAGAAAAATTGAGCAAAGAATTGAGAGCTGAAATACGTGAATCTACTGGCCAAAAAAGGGTAAGAGCAATTAGAAGGTTAGAAGTAGTGCAAGCTTTTATAGATTCCGGCAATCGCCCTGAATGGATGATTTTAGATGTTATACCTGTAATTCCGCCTGATTTAAGACCTATGGTGCAGTTGGATGGTGGGCGCTTTGCAACTTCAGACCTTAATGATTTGTATAGGAGAGTAATCAATAGAAATAACAGATTGAAAAAGCTTTTAGACTTAGGTGCTCCAGATATTATAGTAAGAAATGAAAAAAGAATGCTACAAGAAGCAGTAGATGCTTTGATAGACAATGGCAGAAGAGGTAGACCTGTTACAGGCCCAGGCAACCGACCTTTAAAATCCCTTTCTGATATGCTAAAAGGTAAGCAAGGAAGATTCAGACAAAATCTTTTAGGTAAAAGGGTAGATTATTCAGGTCGTTCCGTTATAGTAGTGGGGCCGGAGCTTAAAGTTTATCAATGTGGTTTGCCAAAAGAAATGGCATTAGAGCTTTTTAAGCCTTTTGTAATGAAGAAATTAGTAGATGAGGGTTTGGCGCAGCATATAAAAAGTGCTAAGAGAATGGTTGAAAAGGTAAAGCCTGAGGTATGGGATGTATTAGAGGAAGTTATTAAAGAACATCCTGTGTTACTAAACAGAGCACCTACACTTCATAGATTGGGTATTCAAGCTTTTGAACCGGTGTTAGTTGAAGGAAGAGCTATAAAGCTTCATCCTCTTGTGTGTACGGCTTACAATGCAGACTTTGATGGTGACCAGATGGCTGTCCACGTACCTCTTTCAATGGAAGCACAAGCTGAAGCGCGATTTTTAATGCTGGCTGCTAATAACATACTCAAGCCCCAAGATGGAAAGCCTGTTATGACTCCTACTCAAGATATGGTATTAGGTTGTTATTACTTAACAGCAGATGAAGAGGGAGTTCCAGGTGAGGGCAAATATTTCTCCAGCCCTGAAGAAGCTATTATGGCATATCAACTGGGATACATTCACATCCATGCTAAGATAAAAGTGAAGATGACAAAAGAAATTGATGGAGTCAAAAAATCAAAAATAATTGAGACAACAGTTGGAAAAATTATATTTAATGAAGCAATTCCACAGGATTTAGGTTATATAGATAGAACTAATCCTGAAACTGCTTTTGACTTAGAAATTAATGATTTAGTAGATAAATCTAAATTGGGGAAAATTTTAGATAGAGTATACAGATTACACGGGCCAACAAAGACAGCAGAAACTCTTGATAAAATCAAAGAGTTAGGTTTCAGATATTCTACAAAAGCAGCTATTACTGTCAGTGTATCTGACATGGTAATACCTAAAGAAAAAGAGAAGCTTCTAAAAGAAGCAGATGAAATGGTAAGTAAAATTGAAAGCCAATTCAGACGTGGTCTCATATCCGAGGAAGAAAGATATGAGAGCGTAATAAGGACATGGAACATGACTACAGAAAAAGTTACAGAAGCTTTGATGGCAAGCTTGGACAAATTTAATCCTATATTTATGATGGCTCATTCAGGAGCAAGAGGAAGTAAAAACCAGATAAGGCAGTTAGCAGGTATGAGAGGTCTTATGGCAGACCCTTCAGGAAGAATTATTGAGCTTCCTATAAGGTCTAACTTTAGAGAGGGTCTTAATGTGTTGGAATTCTTCATATCTACTCACGGTGCAAGAAAAGGTCTTGCGGATACAGCTTTAAGAACTGCAGACTCTGGTTATTTGACGAGAAGATTAGTTGATGTGAGCCAAGATGTCATAGTCAGAGAAGATGATTGTGGAACCGATGAAGGAATTTATGTAGAAGAAATAAGAGAAGGAAATGAAATAATTGAAAAATTAGCTGACAGAATAATAGGAAGAGTTGCGGCTGAAGACGTGGTTGATAATGAAGGCAATATAATTGTCAGAAGAAATGAGTTGATAAACGAAGAGGAAGCAGAAAAAATCGAAAAAGCAGGTATTACAAAGGTAAAGATAAGGTCACTTTTGACATGTAAGTCAAGACACGGCGTATGTAGAATGTGTTATGGTAGAGACCTTGCAACAGGTGAACTTGTAAATATAGGCGAAGCAGTGGGCATTATTGCTGCACAAGCTATAGGCGAACCAGGTACACAGCTTACAATGCGAACATTCCATACTGGCGGTGTAGCTGGTGCAGATATTACACAAGGTCTTCCAAGGGTAGAAGAGCTTTTTGAGGCAAGAAAACCAAAAGGACTTGCTGTAATTTCTGAAATCTCTGGTGTTGTAAGAATCAATGAGTCAAAGAAGAGAAGAGAAGTCATTGTAACAGATGAAGAAAACAATATTTCTAAGACTTATCTCATTCCCTATGGTTCAAGACTTAAAGTTCATGATGGTCAGGTAATACAAGCTGGGGATGAGTTGACAGAAGGGTCTGTAAATCCTCATGACCTTTTAAAGATAAAAGGAATATTTGCAGTACAGACTTACTTGCTACAAGAGGTTCAAAAGGTTTATAGATTGCAGGGTGTTGAAATAAATGATAAGCATATTGAAGTAATAATAAGACAAATGATGAGAAAAGTAAAAGTAGAAGACCCAGGAGATACTTCAATGCTTCCTGGAGAGCTTATAGATATGTTTAAATTCGAAGATGAAAACAAAAAAGCAATTGAAAAAGGATTAAGACCCGCTACTGGAAGAAGAGCTCTTTTGGGAATTACAAAGGCGGCTTTGGCAACAGATTCTTTTTTATCAGCTGCTTCTTTCCAAGAGACGACAAGAGTGCTTACAGATGCGGCTATAAAAGGTAAAGTAGACCCGCTCTTAGGATTAAAAGAAAATGTGATAATAGGTAAACTAATTCCTGCTGGAACAGGTTTGTCACGCTATAGAAATATTTCTGTTGTAAAAAAAGTGAATGACCAACAGGAAAGACAAGATAAAGAAAAAGAAGAAACAGAAGTAAAGGCAAGCAACTAA
- the rpoB gene encoding DNA-directed RNA polymerase subunit beta codes for MVRPVQVGNKTRMSFAKIDEVLEMPDLIEVQKKSYKWFLEEGLREVFREISPIESFTGNLALEFVDYRLENNPKYSVEECKDRDTTYAVPMKVKVRLTNRETGEIKESEVFMGDFPLMTEKGTFIINGAERVIVSQLVRSPGVYYEQQFDKFGKKLISATVIPNRGAWLEYEEDSNDIVYVRIDRTRKVPITVLLRALGYSTDIQILDLLGEEEKLKATLDKDTTKSEEEALIEIYKRLRPGEPPTVESAKSLLYALFFDAKRYDLAKVGRYKFNKKLALKTRIANLKSAKKIVNPVTGEILVEEGEKISKEKAEEIQNCGINVVEVLVEGKVVKVIGNNTVDINKYPMPYDVSSLNIKEAVNLSILKEILDNFSDEEAVINEIKNRMDELVPKHITKDDIIATISYQLNLTHGIGSIDDIDHLGNRRLRSVGELLQNQFRIGLARLERVVKERMTIQDVNEITPQNLINIRPVVAAIREFFGSSQLSQFMDQTNPLAELTHKRRVSALGPGGLSRERAGFEVRDVHYSHYGRICPIETPEGPNIGLIGSLTTYARVNEYGFIEAPYRRVDKTTGTVTDEIVYMTADEEDEYIIAQANEPLDENNRFINEKVVCRLKEEIIAVPPTEVDFMDVSPKQIVSVATSMIPFLENDDANRALMGSNMQRQAVPLIKPEAPIIGTGIEYKAAVDSGVVVLAKNDGVVEKVAADKVVIRTKDGRRDEYNLLKFKRSNQGTCINQRPIVNEGDEVKKGQVICDGPSTDHGELALGKNVLVGFMPWEGYNYEDAILISEELVRDDSLTSIHIEEYDAEARDTKLGPEEITREIPNVGEDALKDLDERGIIRIGAEVTAGDILVGKVTPKGETELTAEERLLRAIFGEKAREVRDTSLRVPHGESGIVVDVKVYSRENGDELPPGVNQMVRVFVAQKRKISVGDKMAGRHGNKGVISRILPVEDMPFLPDGTPLQICLNPLGVPSRMNIGQVLEVHLGLVAKALGWQIATPVFDGATEEDIQELLAKSGFSPDGKVQLYDGRTGEPFDNKVTVGYMYMLKLHHLVDDKMHARSTGPYSLVTQQPLGGKAQFGGQRFGEMEVWALEAYGAAHTLQEILTVKSDDVSGRVKTYEAIVKGENIPEPGIPESFKVLVKELQSLALDVKVITEDNQEIPLKEFEDDDDSDVPDATLNINIEGREDTPPEEVYEESYEEGFEEEIEELPEDIDFEPDSFDIENDDLMIDEDFDI; via the coding sequence ATGGTACGTCCTGTACAAGTGGGCAACAAGACAAGAATGAGCTTTGCCAAGATCGACGAAGTATTAGAAATGCCCGACCTTATTGAAGTTCAAAAGAAGTCCTACAAATGGTTTTTAGAGGAGGGATTGAGAGAAGTCTTTAGAGAAATTTCCCCAATAGAGAGCTTTACGGGGAATTTGGCTTTAGAATTTGTTGATTATCGATTAGAAAATAACCCCAAGTATTCAGTAGAAGAATGTAAAGACAGAGATACTACATATGCTGTGCCGATGAAAGTCAAAGTACGCCTTACCAACAGAGAGACTGGGGAAATTAAGGAATCTGAAGTATTTATGGGAGATTTCCCTTTAATGACAGAAAAGGGTACTTTTATTATAAATGGCGCAGAACGTGTAATTGTAAGCCAATTGGTTAGGTCTCCAGGAGTCTATTATGAACAACAATTTGATAAATTTGGGAAAAAATTAATTTCTGCAACTGTAATACCAAATAGAGGCGCTTGGCTAGAATATGAAGAAGATTCCAATGATATAGTATATGTTAGAATTGACAGAACAAGAAAAGTTCCAATTACTGTATTATTAAGGGCTTTGGGTTATAGTACTGATATTCAAATTCTTGACCTTTTAGGGGAAGAGGAAAAATTAAAAGCTACTTTAGATAAGGATACTACAAAATCTGAAGAAGAGGCTTTAATAGAAATTTATAAGAGATTAAGACCAGGAGAGCCGCCTACTGTCGAGAGTGCTAAAAGCCTTTTGTATGCATTATTTTTTGATGCAAAAAGGTATGATTTAGCAAAAGTTGGACGCTATAAATTTAATAAAAAACTTGCGTTAAAAACGAGAATTGCAAACTTAAAGAGTGCAAAAAAGATTGTCAACCCTGTTACAGGTGAGATATTAGTAGAAGAAGGAGAGAAAATTTCAAAAGAAAAGGCAGAAGAAATTCAAAATTGCGGCATAAATGTAGTAGAAGTGTTAGTAGAGGGTAAAGTAGTAAAAGTAATAGGCAATAATACGGTGGATATAAATAAATATCCAATGCCTTATGATGTATCTAGCTTAAATATAAAAGAAGCAGTAAATTTAAGTATATTAAAAGAAATACTTGACAATTTCTCTGATGAAGAGGCGGTAATAAACGAAATAAAAAATAGAATGGATGAACTTGTTCCTAAGCACATTACTAAAGATGACATTATAGCCACTATAAGTTACCAATTAAATTTAACTCATGGAATAGGTTCAATAGATGATATAGATCATTTAGGAAATAGGAGACTGCGGTCTGTAGGGGAATTATTGCAAAACCAATTTAGAATTGGACTTGCGAGATTAGAAAGAGTAGTCAAAGAAAGAATGACAATCCAAGATGTGAATGAAATTACTCCTCAAAACCTTATAAACATTCGCCCAGTTGTAGCAGCCATTAGAGAGTTTTTTGGAAGCTCCCAGCTTTCTCAATTTATGGACCAAACTAACCCTTTGGCAGAACTTACTCATAAGAGAAGAGTAAGTGCTTTAGGTCCTGGAGGACTTAGTAGAGAAAGAGCGGGTTTTGAAGTAAGAGACGTTCATTATTCTCACTATGGAAGGATATGTCCAATTGAGACTCCTGAAGGACCTAATATCGGTTTGATTGGATCTTTGACTACCTATGCTCGTGTAAATGAATATGGATTTATTGAAGCTCCATATAGGAGAGTAGATAAAACTACTGGTACAGTTACAGATGAAATTGTATATATGACTGCAGATGAAGAAGATGAATATATTATAGCTCAAGCTAACGAACCATTAGATGAAAACAACAGGTTTATTAATGAGAAAGTGGTATGTAGATTAAAAGAAGAGATAATAGCTGTACCTCCAACAGAAGTGGACTTCATGGACGTTTCACCAAAACAGATAGTGTCTGTTGCTACTTCTATGATACCTTTCTTGGAAAATGATGATGCGAATAGAGCCTTGATGGGGTCTAACATGCAGAGGCAAGCAGTACCCCTTATAAAACCTGAAGCACCAATAATTGGAACGGGTATAGAATATAAGGCAGCTGTTGATTCTGGTGTAGTAGTATTAGCGAAAAACGATGGAGTAGTGGAAAAAGTCGCTGCTGATAAAGTTGTAATTAGAACAAAGGACGGTAGAAGGGATGAGTATAATTTACTTAAATTTAAGAGGTCAAACCAGGGAACTTGTATAAACCAAAGGCCTATTGTAAATGAAGGAGATGAAGTGAAAAAAGGGCAAGTTATATGCGATGGACCTTCTACTGACCACGGTGAACTTGCACTTGGGAAAAATGTCTTAGTAGGATTTATGCCTTGGGAAGGTTACAACTATGAAGATGCTATTTTGATAAGTGAAGAATTGGTTAGAGATGATTCTTTAACTTCTATTCACATTGAGGAGTATGATGCAGAAGCAAGAGATACGAAATTAGGTCCAGAAGAGATAACGAGAGAAATACCGAATGTAGGCGAAGATGCTTTAAAAGATTTAGACGAGAGAGGAATAATACGTATAGGTGCAGAAGTTACTGCTGGTGACATATTGGTAGGTAAAGTTACTCCAAAAGGTGAGACTGAACTTACAGCTGAGGAAAGACTTTTAAGAGCTATTTTTGGAGAAAAGGCAAGAGAAGTAAGAGATACTTCTTTGCGTGTTCCTCACGGTGAGTCAGGTATAGTAGTAGATGTTAAAGTTTATTCCAGAGAAAATGGTGATGAATTGCCACCAGGAGTCAACCAGATGGTAAGAGTATTTGTTGCTCAAAAGAGGAAAATTTCTGTTGGAGACAAAATGGCAGGGCGCCACGGTAACAAGGGTGTTATTTCAAGGATACTTCCAGTAGAAGATATGCCATTTTTGCCAGACGGTACCCCTTTGCAGATATGCTTAAACCCATTAGGTGTTCCATCCCGTATGAACATTGGTCAGGTTTTAGAAGTTCACTTGGGTCTTGTTGCAAAAGCATTGGGATGGCAGATTGCTACACCTGTTTTTGATGGAGCAACGGAAGAAGACATACAAGAGCTTTTAGCTAAATCGGGTTTTTCTCCGGACGGCAAGGTGCAATTGTACGATGGAAGAACAGGTGAGCCTTTTGATAATAAAGTTACAGTAGGTTATATGTACATGCTGAAACTTCACCATCTTGTTGATGATAAGATGCATGCAAGGTCTACTGGACCATATTCTTTGGTTACTCAGCAACCTTTGGGTGGAAAAGCTCAGTTTGGTGGACAGAGATTTGGTGAGATGGAAGTATGGGCATTAGAGGCATATGGTGCAGCTCACACTTTACAAGAGATTTTGACTGTGAAATCTGACGATGTATCAGGTCGTGTAAAAACCTATGAAGCTATTGTCAAGGGTGAAAACATACCAGAACCAGGTATTCCTGAATCCTTTAAGGTATTGGTTAAGGAACTTCAAAGCTTAGCATTAGATGTCAAAGTTATCACAGAAGATAATCAAGAAATTCCATTAAAAGAATTTGAAGATGATGACGATTCTGATGTGCCAGATGCTACTCTTAATATCAATATAGAAGGCCGCGAAGATACGCCACCAGAAGAAGTGTATGAAGAAAGCTACGAAGAAGGCTTTGAAGAAGAGATTGAAGAACTGCCAGAGGATATTGATTTTGAGCCAGATAGTTTTGATATAGAAAATGACGATTTGATGATTGACGAAGATTTTGACATTTAA
- the rplL gene encoding 50S ribosomal protein L7/L12: MNKEEILEAIKNMTVLELAELVKALEEEFGVSAAAPVAVAAAPAAGAPAAAPAEEKTEFDVILQEVGSDKIKVIKVVREVTGLGLKEAKDLVESAPKPVKEGVSKDEANQIKAKFEEVGAKVEIK; this comes from the coding sequence ATGAACAAAGAGGAAATTTTGGAAGCCATAAAAAATATGACAGTTCTAGAATTAGCTGAATTGGTAAAAGCTTTAGAGGAGGAATTTGGCGTATCTGCGGCAGCTCCTGTAGCAGTTGCAGCAGCTCCAGCAGCTGGAGCACCAGCAGCAGCACCAGCTGAAGAAAAAACAGAATTTGATGTTATTTTACAAGAAGTAGGTAGCGACAAGATAAAAGTTATCAAGGTTGTGAGAGAAGTAACAGGCTTAGGACTAAAAGAAGCAAAAGATTTAGTAGAAAGTGCTCCAAAGCCAGTTAAAGAAGGAGTAAGCAAAGACGAAGCAAATCAAATCAAAGCAAAATTCGAAGAAGTTGGTGCAAAAGTAGAAATAAAATAA